A single window of Lutzomyia longipalpis isolate SR_M1_2022 chromosome 1, ASM2433408v1 DNA harbors:
- the LOC129797365 gene encoding B-cell lymphoma/leukemia 11A, with amino-acid sequence MRIKMPAVRIAQDSDTSADTPEGSLQDILTCGSCQKTFALSDIVRFIQHKVNQCNKENYGQCFSQGGAPGDRDADDGRPLSLVNTRRPSISAPISARKPSGSRVHSPPLSSPAELLLGDGGSSSTPKKLSDDNDPTTPVRRAQLSSPLGSSSLDEVNKADDVEIKQERMDTSSSHGEESPLVDCKNPAKKLRTQVADAESNTMNTEPSNYVCSTCKTRLHSAWRLVQHVQHSHGVKIYVESSPSSLLMSASSPASSSSSSSLNPLNLLGVGTTKGIKDLSGSSTCSSASSSSSSTQPSQSVSVPPPTATTQVGSSLPPPGLRHHPLLPPPDMHGNPFGLLRMPLPPLSQGPVVPPVTPLFSRPHPDHHFRMEQLVSEQFRHHGINLAAAAVAAANSLATPHSTATFPSPSAASATDTRPASSGARSTMPSSSATAPGSTGLGAHEPQMDFYSQRLRQLAGTTSPGAGGGAVNSNSPSPRKQSPPFASPSPSQLPPTPLTNTNSRPHSLTPPEIKTSGGDNSTGINTTTPRSASTPPTHPSAPDAGVHACEFCGKKFRFQSSLIVHRRTHTGDKELKCASCDFTCLHAGKLKRHMKVHRTPDDQKSNTGSVETLDGEDESNDELDEEEELLKDDEDDEDLDDGEEFEDEAEDLSVPNSKLLLEHHKLMSQSGVSSSLVGELMDKFGLSNIAQYSEAYKQALQESGNALKLHLTSKDRDNNNSAGAIPGLQDKLNGLPVAALRLREEFTKNMLQQQSQQQSQVPLFNPFENPFEASKRIKLEGAPGPDGAWWGLPGLHRGNSLFEDLKSKGVAGVGGSAAGLLQNPLMKKEQKRNDTCEYCGKIFKNCSNLTVHRRSHTGEKPYKCELCSYACAQSSKLTRHMKTHGRMGKDVYRCRFCDMPFSVPSTLEKHMRKCVVNQGKQQAASLGAPPGGHLGPMPAAMPIIAADDEGSMSMPKTEAA; translated from the exons ATTCCGATACATCAGCAGACACACCTGAGGGAAGTCTTCAGGACATCCTGACGTGTGGATCGTGTCAGAAGACATTCGCTCTATCGGATATTGTTCGTTTCATCCAGCACAAAGTCAATCAATGCAATAAAGAGAACTATGGGCAGTGTTTTAGTCAAG GTGGAGCTCCAGGTGATAGAGATGCAGACGATGGGCGACCACTAAGCTTAGTGAATACACGACGACCATCAATATCGGCACCCATTTCAGCGCGAAAACCCTCAGGATCGCGCGTTCATTCACCACCACTTTCAAGTCCTGCCGAACTCCTTCTTGGTGATGGAGGATCCTCGAGCACACCAAAGAAACTCTCAGACG ACAATGATCCGACAACCCCAGTACGAAGGGCTCAACTTAGCAGCCCCCTCGGATCGAGCAGCTTGGATGAGGTCAATAAAGCAGATGATGTTGAAATAAAGCAAGAACGGATGGACACGAGTTCCAGCCACGGTGAGGAGAGTCCTCTCGTGGACTGCAAAAATCCTGCCAAGAAGCTGAGGACTCAAGTTGCAGATGCAGAATCCAACACAATGAATACCG AGCCTAGCAACTACGTGTGTTCCACCTGCAAGACGCGCCTACATTCAGCCTGGCGTCTCGTGCAGCATGTCCAACATTCACATGgagttaaaatttatgtagAGTCCTCACCGTCATCTCTCCTCATGTCTGCTTCCTCGCCAGCATCTTCGTCTTCTTCGTCATCGCTAAACCCCCTCAATTTGTTGGGTGTGGGCACAACGAAGGGTATCAAGGATCTCAGTGGCAGCTCGACGTGTTCCTCAGCCAGTTCATCGAGCAGCAGCACCCAACCGAGTCAATCGGTCTCTGTTCCACCACCCACCGCAACCACCCAAGTTGGATCAAGTCTCCCGCCGCCGGGGTTGAGACACCATCCACTCCTACCACCGCCCGATATGCATGGCAACCCCTTTGGACTCCTCCGAATGCCACTGCCACCCCTATCGCAGGGGCCCGTGGTGCCACCAGTGACACCACTCTTCTCACGACCCCACCCTGACCATCATTTTCGCATGGAACAGCTTGTGTCTGAGCAATTTAGACACCATGGCATAAACCTCGCCGCGGCGGCTGTAGCTGCTGCGAATTCCCTCGCAACGCCACATAGTACTGCCACGTTCCCATCACCATCGGCGGCATCGGCGACAGATACACGACCAGCCAGCTCTGGGGCACGTAGTACCATGCCTTCAAGCTCCGCAACAGCACCCGGAAGTACTGGATTGGGAGCACATGAACCGCAAATGGATTTTTACTCGCAGCGATTGCGACAGCTTGCCGGAACTACGAGTCCGGGAGCTGGTGGAGGTGCGGTTAACTCGAACTCGCCGAGTCCGCGCAAGCAATCGCCACCATTCGCGAGTCCCTCACCATCCCAGTTGCCCCCAACGCCGCTAACAAATACCAATTCTCGGCCACATAGCCTCACACCACCGGAAATAAAGACTTCTGGTGGTGACAATAGTACTGGTATTAACACCACGACGCCGCGTTCTGCCTCTACGCCACCGACACATCCATCAGCACCCGACGCTGGGGTGCATGCGtgtgaattttgtggaaaGAAGTTCCGCTTCCAGAGTAGTCTCATTGTCCACCGACGCACCCATACTGGCGATAAGGAGCTCAAGTGTGCGAGTTGCGATTTCACGTGTCTCCATGCGGGGAAGCTGAAGCGCCACATGAAAGTACATCGTACACCAGATGATCAGAAGAGCAATACTGGGAGTGTGGAAACCCTCGATGGGGAGGATGAGAGTAATGATGAACTCGATGAGGAGGAGGAATTGCTCAAGgatgatgaagatgatgaagaTCTCGATGATGGAGAGGAATTTGAGGATGAAGCAGAAGATCTCAGTGTACCCAATTCTAAGCTCCTTCTTGAGCATCATAAGCTCATGAGTCAGAGTGGTGTATCATCAAGCTTAGTTGGGGAACTAATGGACAAGTTTGGACTATCAAATATTGCTCAGTATTCGGAGGCATACAAACAGGCACTCCAGGAATCGGGTAATGCCCTCAAATTGCATTTGACGAGCAAGGATCGAGATAACAACAACAGCGCTGGAGCCATTCCTGGGCTGCAGGATAAACTCAATGGACTACCCGTGGCAGCACTGAGACTCCGTGAGGAATTCACCAAGAATATGCTGCAGCAACAGTCACAGCAGCAATCGCAGGTACCCCTATTTAATCCCTTTGAGAACCCATTTGAGGCCAGTAAGAGAATTAAGCTCGAGGGAGCTCCAGGACCTGATGGTGCATGGTGGGGACTACCCGGTCTCCATCGGGGAAACTCCCTATTTGAGGATCTCAAATCAAAGGGTGTAGCTGGGGTAGGGGGATCTGCAGCTGGTCTCCTGCAGAATCCACTGATGAAGAAGGAACAGAAGCGCAATGACACGTGCGAATACTGCGGGAAGATCTTCAAGAACTGCAGCAATCTCACTGTTCACCGTCGCAGTCATACAGGTGAGAAGCCCTATAAGTGTGAGCTGTGCTCCTATGCGTGCGCACAGAGCTCCAAGCTGACCCGCCACATGAAGACACACGGACGCATGGGGAAGGATGTGTACCGCTGTCGATTCTGTGATATGCCGTTCAGTGTGCCGTCGACACTTGAGAAGCACATGCGGAAGTGCGTTGTGAATCAAGGCAAGCAGCAAGCGGCGAGTCTAGGTGCACCACCGGGTGGTCATCTTGGCCCCATGCCCGCCGCCATGCCCATAATTGCCGCCGATGATGAGGGTAGTATGTCGATGCCTAAAACAGAGGCGGCATGA